In one Rhopalosiphum padi isolate XX-2018 chromosome 3, ASM2088224v1, whole genome shotgun sequence genomic region, the following are encoded:
- the LOC132925471 gene encoding gastrula zinc finger protein XlCGF71.1-like — MSNLADSSKNHTDKQKFPCDLCDKLFVQKFNLTIHRRTHTGERPYKCDVCGKSFKQIGHLVVHKRTHTGERPYLCSICGKTFISSAALTKHQQVHTNDKPHQCDECKISFSSKVNLTNHQWKHTGLKPFLCDICDKSFTQKSYLVIHQRIHTGTRPYLCDICKKSFIIRATWKKHHLIHLKQKPFPCDLCEMSFNFKISLEEHRQTHADERPFACDLCDCSFNQSGKLESHQCVHLDSQIFSPLDVCEVLYGSDDTGETFAETPVNYTVSLSQVVLQ, encoded by the coding sequence ATGAGCAATCTGGCCGATAGCAGTAAAAATCACACGGATAAGCAAAAGTTTCCATGCGATTTATGTGACAAGTTGTTCGTACAAAAATTTAATCTGACGATACACCGTCGGACACACACAGGCGAGCGACCGTATAAATGCGATGTATGTGGTAAGTCGTTCAAACAAATTGGTCATCTAGTGGTACACAAGAGAACGCACACGGGTGAGCGACCCTATCTATGTAGCATATGCGGAAAGACATTTATATCTTCCGCAGCTCTAACGAAGCACCAACAGGTACACACAAATGATAAACCGCATCAGTGTGACGAGTGCAAAATTTCGTTTTCCTCTAAAGTAAATCTGACTAATCATCAATGGAAGCACACGGGCTTGAAACCATTTCTGTGTGATATCTGTGATAAGTCGTTCACACAAAAGAGTTATCTGGTCATACACCAACGGATACATACGGGTACACGACCATATCTGTGCGACATTTGTAAAAAGTCGTTTATCATTAGAGCAACTTGGAAAAAACATCACTTGATACACCTGAAACAGAAACCATTCCCGTGTGACTTATGTGAAATgtcatttaactttaaaatatcacTGGAGGAGCACCGGCAGACGCACGCGGATGAAAGACCGTTTGCGTGTGACTTATGTGACTGTTCGTTCAATCAAAGTGGCAAACTCGAGAGTCACCAATGCGTCCACCTAGATTCTCAGATTTTTTCTCCGTTGGATGTATGTGAAGTATTGTATGGTAGCGATGATACTGGCGAGACATTTGCAGAAACACCGGTGAATTATACCGTATCCTTGTCACAAGTCGTTCTGCAATGA